The genomic segment GGTGCCCAAGCATTTCGAACGCCTGGTGGGCCAGGTGCGCATCAGCGTCGAGCAGGTGCGCGAGCAGGAAAAGGTCATCATGCAGGTGTTCGTCAAGCGCGGTAAGGTGCCGCGCAAGACCTTCATCAAGTCGTTCCCCGGCAACGAGTCGCGCAGCGACTGGATGGACGACTTCCTGGCCGCCAACGCCAAGTACAGCGATCGCCTGGCGCCGTTCCGCAGCGATATCGCCCGCGCTCAGCGCAAGATCTCCTTCGAGGAGGAGATGGTGCAGCTGCCGGTGACCGAGCTCAAGGAGGTCAATCGTCGGCTGTCGATCGGCGAGGCCAAGGCGCGCCGGGCCAAGAAAGAGATGGTCGAGGCCAACCTGCGCCTGGTGATCTCGATTGCCAAGAAGTACACCAACCGCGGCCTGCAGTTCCTGGACCTGATCCAGGAGGGCAACATCGGCCTGATGAAGGCCGTCGACAAGTTCGAATATCGCCGCGGCTACAAGTTCTCGACCTACGCCACCTGGTGGATTCGTCAGGCGATTACCCGCTCCATTGCCGACCAGGCGCGCACCATCCGTATCCCGGTGCACATGATCGAGACCATCAACAAGCTCAACCGCGTGTCGCGGCAGATGCTGCAGGAGATGGGCCGCGAGCCGACCCCGGAAGAGCTCGGCGAGCGCCTCGAGATGCCCGAGGACAAGGTGCGCAAGGTGCTCAAGATCGCCAAGGAGCCGATCTCCATGGAGACGCCCATCGGCGACGATGACGACTCGCACCTGGGCGACTTCATCGAGGACGGCACCATGCTGCTGCCGATCGACTCGGCCACCGGCGAGGGGTTGATCGAAGCCACCCGCAACGTGCTCGGCGGCCTTACCGCCCGCGAGGCCAAGGTGCTGCGCATGCGTTTCGGCATCGACATGAACACCGACCACACCCTCGAGGAGGTCGGCAAGCAGTTCGACGTGACCCGTGAGCGGATCCGTCAGATCGAGGCCAAGGCGCTGCGCAAGCTGCGCCACCCGTCGCGTTCCGAGCCGCTGCGTTCGTTCCTCGACGAGTAGTTTCCCGGGTCGCCCCGTTCAAGACGCCCGCCTCCGCAAAGAGGCGGGCATCTTGCGTTGTGCCGCGGGTCGATTACGCCTGCGCTGGCGCGCCGCGCCGGGCTTCTTCCACCAGCCAGTCGTGAACGGCCAATACGCGGCGGTCGTCCAGTGCGCCCTGGGCGTAGACGATGCCGTAGCGCTTGCCGGTGGCCACGCGCTGGGGGAAGGGGGCGATCAGGGCGCCGCTCTTGAGTTCGCTGGTGATCAGCGTCTGGCGGGCGATCGCCACGCCCATGCCGGCGATGGCGGCCTCCATGGTCAGCTGGTTACGGTTGAAGGTGTAGCCGCGGCGTACGTTGACGTGGGGCGCTTCGATGGCGTGCAGATAGTGTTCCCACTCGGCGTAGTCGTGGCTGCCGCGCCAGGCGGTGACGTCGTGCAGCAGCGGGTACCAGGCCAGGTCCTCGGGCGCCGACAGCGAGGGCTTGCCGCGCAGCAGGGCAGGGGCGCAGACCGGGAAGATCACCTCGTCCATCAGCGGGGTGATGGCGAGCCCCGGGTAGTGGCCATCGTTGAGGTCCAGGGCCAGGTCGTAGTCGCCGTCGCGCAGTGAGATGTTGCTGTCCTCGGCGACCACCTGCAGCTCGATGTCGGGGAAGCGTGCCTGCAGCCGAGGCAGGCGCGGCATCAGCCACTTGGCCAGGAACGACGGCACGCTGCGCAGCCGCAGGATGCCGCTCATGACACCGCTGCGCAGGCGCCTGACCTCGAGGCCCACGGATTGATAGGCATCGTCGACCACCGTCGCCAGGCGACGCCCCTCATCGGTCAGCTCGAGTCGCCGCGGTCGGCGTCGGAACAGCTTGAAGCCGAGGCGCTCCTCGAGCTGCTTGATCTGTTGGCTGACCGCGCCGGTGGTGACGTGCAGCTCCTCGGCGGCGCGGGTGAAGGAGAGGTGGCGGGCGCTGACCGCGAAGACCTTCAGCCAGGCGTGGGTCTGGGCGTTGAGTGAACGGCTCATGGTTTAGTTTAAGTATATCCAGGACAAAATATTCTCGATTGTCGCCTATCGCATCCTGATTGAACATGGCTTCCATGCGTAGGCTATCCTTGATAGGCAAGATGCGTTGCTACCGAGGTTTAGTCAAACTGATCCAATGGCCTATGAGGCCAAGCTGGGAGCCGAGCGATGTCCATCAGCGTGTTTGACCTGTTCAAGATCGGCGTCGGGCCGTCGAGTTCGCATACCGTGGGGCCGATGCGCGCCGCCTGCGACTTCTTGGCCGAGCTCCGCGAACGGGAGCTGCTCGAGCGAGTGGCGCGTATCGAGGTGCATCTCTACGGCTCGCTGTCGGCCACCGGCGTGGGCCACGGCACCGACCGTGCGGTGATCATGGGGCTGATGGGCGAGCAGCCGGATCGCATC from the Halomonas sp. 1513 genome contains:
- a CDS encoding RNA polymerase sigma factor RpoD, encoding MAGNAQQQSRLKELIARGKEQGFLTYAEVNDHLPEDIADPDQVEDIIGMINDMGISVVEEAPDEDTLMMSDHSTDEQAAEEAVAALAAVESDVGRTTDPVRMYMREMGTVELLTREGEIEIAKRIEEGTREVMSALAYLPGAVESILEIYDGTQDEEAPGRLSDLFSGFIDPDEGIPGVAEAEVPEPEPESELDEDDDEEDDESSNEGGPDPEEARARFEQIREQNALVQDAIAKHGRTSKQALEEQARLAELFSPIKLVPKHFERLVGQVRISVEQVREQEKVIMQVFVKRGKVPRKTFIKSFPGNESRSDWMDDFLAANAKYSDRLAPFRSDIARAQRKISFEEEMVQLPVTELKEVNRRLSIGEAKARRAKKEMVEANLRLVISIAKKYTNRGLQFLDLIQEGNIGLMKAVDKFEYRRGYKFSTYATWWIRQAITRSIADQARTIRIPVHMIETINKLNRVSRQMLQEMGREPTPEELGERLEMPEDKVRKVLKIAKEPISMETPIGDDDDSHLGDFIEDGTMLLPIDSATGEGLIEATRNVLGGLTAREAKVLRMRFGIDMNTDHTLEEVGKQFDVTRERIRQIEAKALRKLRHPSRSEPLRSFLDE
- a CDS encoding LysR family transcriptional regulator codes for the protein MSRSLNAQTHAWLKVFAVSARHLSFTRAAEELHVTTGAVSQQIKQLEERLGFKLFRRRPRRLELTDEGRRLATVVDDAYQSVGLEVRRLRSGVMSGILRLRSVPSFLAKWLMPRLPRLQARFPDIELQVVAEDSNISLRDGDYDLALDLNDGHYPGLAITPLMDEVIFPVCAPALLRGKPSLSAPEDLAWYPLLHDVTAWRGSHDYAEWEHYLHAIEAPHVNVRRGYTFNRNQLTMEAAIAGMGVAIARQTLITSELKSGALIAPFPQRVATGKRYGIVYAQGALDDRRVLAVHDWLVEEARRGAPAQA